A genomic stretch from Desulfolutivibrio sulfodismutans DSM 3696 includes:
- a CDS encoding L,D-transpeptidase family protein, whose product MARCLLPVMAAACWTVWSSTGLAAGAEAVPGAPGGDTAASVSAAPSAAVSDMETVRREFAQTVTGKTMERLERMKKRKALSEKAFSLRTSRLAAAADAAYLAQAAKDAQTRLVPALGDNPPDQYFVYVDRNPTRQLIFLGFYDAGKATVALVGGDLVSTGLLRRGQDSFLTPTGVFEHLPDNFGYRAQGTKNQNGWRGLGGKGSRVWDFGYQQSPREFRQGIYESQMRLLMHATDPDQGEPRLGRMDSKGCVRVSSDMNRFLDRRSILDRHYERLAAEKPGTWLLAPDRTPVSTPGSFLVVGDTSAAESAAR is encoded by the coding sequence ATGGCCCGCTGTCTCCTTCCGGTCATGGCGGCGGCCTGCTGGACCGTCTGGTCCTCTACCGGTTTGGCCGCAGGCGCCGAGGCCGTCCCGGGTGCGCCGGGAGGCGATACGGCCGCATCCGTCTCAGCCGCGCCGTCCGCCGCCGTTTCGGACATGGAGACCGTGCGCCGGGAATTCGCCCAGACCGTGACCGGCAAGACCATGGAACGCCTGGAACGCATGAAAAAGCGCAAGGCCCTGTCGGAAAAAGCCTTCTCCCTCAGAACCTCCAGGCTGGCGGCCGCGGCCGATGCGGCCTATCTGGCCCAGGCGGCAAAGGACGCCCAAACCCGGCTCGTCCCGGCCCTGGGCGACAACCCGCCCGACCAGTATTTTGTCTACGTGGACCGCAATCCGACCCGCCAACTGATCTTCCTGGGTTTTTACGACGCAGGCAAGGCCACGGTGGCGCTTGTGGGCGGGGATCTGGTGTCCACCGGGCTTTTACGGCGCGGGCAGGACTCGTTCCTCACCCCCACCGGGGTGTTCGAGCATTTGCCGGACAACTTCGGCTACCGGGCCCAGGGCACGAAAAACCAGAACGGCTGGCGGGGACTCGGCGGCAAGGGCAGCCGGGTGTGGGATTTCGGATACCAGCAAAGCCCCCGGGAGTTCCGCCAGGGGATCTATGAAAGCCAGATGCGGCTGCTCATGCACGCCACGGACCCCGACCAGGGCGAACCCCGCCTGGGTCGAATGGACTCCAAGGGCTGCGTGCGCGTGTCCTCGGACATGAACCGCTTCCTGGACCGCCGCAGCATCCTGGACCGGCACTACGAGAGGCTGGCCGCAGAAAAACCCGGCACATGGCTGTTGGCCCCGGATCGCACCCCGGTGAGCACCCCGGGCAGCTTCCTGGTGGTGGGCGACACCTCGGCCGCCGAAAGCGCCGCACGCTGA